Proteins encoded by one window of Calidithermus timidus DSM 17022:
- a CDS encoding AzlC family ABC transporter permease, whose translation MALPREHTQSVASQSISDVWPSLLGVVPFGLITGAAGVSAGLSVLQTMASSLVLFAGAAQLAAYQLMGSGSPVLVVVLTVAVVNLRYLMYSASLAPYLAGWKLAWKVTGAYIMVDQLYALSLHRFREERFSSPLSRWVYYITGSALTWVVWQVAVWIGAGLGAKVPPSWSLDFAIPLSFMAMVFASIRDRPTAAAALVGGISAMFAATLPYNLGLIVASLAGIAAGMWLERKRLS comes from the coding sequence ATGGCTTTGCCCAGAGAACATACGCAAAGCGTAGCCTCACAGAGCATCAGCGATGTCTGGCCAAGCCTGCTGGGGGTGGTTCCCTTCGGGCTGATCACCGGGGCGGCGGGTGTGAGTGCTGGGCTCAGCGTGCTGCAGACTATGGCCTCGTCCCTGGTACTCTTTGCCGGGGCCGCGCAACTGGCAGCCTACCAACTCATGGGCTCCGGTTCGCCCGTACTGGTGGTGGTCTTAACGGTTGCCGTGGTCAACCTGCGCTACCTGATGTACAGCGCCTCGCTGGCCCCCTACTTGGCTGGATGGAAGTTGGCGTGGAAGGTCACGGGGGCCTACATCATGGTGGATCAGCTTTACGCGCTGTCCCTGCACCGCTTCCGAGAGGAGCGCTTCTCGAGCCCCCTGTCGCGCTGGGTCTACTACATCACCGGCTCTGCCCTCACCTGGGTGGTATGGCAGGTGGCCGTGTGGATTGGCGCGGGGCTGGGGGCCAAGGTTCCGCCCTCCTGGTCGCTCGATTTCGCCATCCCCCTCTCCTTCATGGCGATGGTTTTCGCCTCGATCCGCGACCGTCCGACGGCAGCAGCGGCCTTAGTGGGCGGGATTTCGGCGATGTTTGCGGCAACCCTACCCTACAACCTCGGGTTGATCGTGGCTTCCCTGGCCGGGATCGCAGCGGGGATGTGGCTCGAGCGCAAACGCTTGTCCTGA